One region of Thermodesulfobacteriota bacterium genomic DNA includes:
- a CDS encoding NADH-quinone oxidoreductase subunit C: protein MDAQAIFEKLKGKFGAAVVELQSGSFNPNFVVVDPRSIREICRFLKEDPELRFGSVMCISGVDYKDRFAVAYHLNSMELGHSIGIKAHLPHDNPSIPSVDPVWKAAIYQERETYDLVGIVFEGSCDPNRILLPDDWEGHPLRKDYQYPEHYHGIKI from the coding sequence TTGGATGCCCAGGCGATCTTCGAAAAGCTGAAGGGGAAGTTCGGCGCCGCCGTCGTGGAACTCCAGTCGGGAAGCTTCAACCCCAACTTCGTGGTCGTTGACCCCCGCTCCATCCGGGAGATCTGCAGGTTCCTGAAGGAGGATCCCGAGCTTCGCTTCGGGTCCGTCATGTGCATCTCCGGCGTGGATTACAAGGACCGGTTCGCCGTGGCGTACCACCTGAACTCGATGGAGCTCGGCCACTCGATCGGCATCAAGGCGCATCTCCCCCACGACAACCCCTCCATCCCCTCGGTGGACCCGGTCTGGAAGGCCGCCATCTACCAGGAGCGGGAGACGTACGACCTGGTCGGGATCGTGTTCGAGGGCTCGTGCGACCCCAACCGGATCCTCCTGCCGGACGACTGGGAAGGGCACCCGCTCCGGAAGGATTACCAGTACCCTGAGCACTACCACGGGATCAAGATATGA